GAACGAACACGGCGAGTTGATGTTGCACCACATCGGCAAGAAGGAACGCCAGCCAGCCAATAGCGAGGCGGCAGTCGTCGCCGCCTGGCTGAAGAACGATCCAGCGGGTGATCGCCCCGCAGAGTTGAAGGTTCTTGAGCGGATGATCGGGACCTGGGATGTAGTCGAGATCCATAAACCCGCCGTTTGGACAACAGAAGGTGGTCGTGTCACAGCCAAGATAACGCGCAAATGGATTTTGAATGGGCGGCTTATGATGGATACGTCGATCCACTCCGACGGCACGGAAGGCATCAATCTCCGCAGTTTCGATCCACAAAGCAAAGCTTATCGAAGTTGGTGGTTCAATTCCGAGGGCCACCGCAATACAGCAACGGGAAGTTGGAACGAAAAGTCACAGACGATTTCGTGGGTATCTAAGTTGGATGACGGCAAAACAATGCACTTCTCGATCCGCTTTCCCAATCGGAATCAAGAGGTCGTGGATTTAAAAGTCACCGACGCCGACGGCAAGGTCTACTTCGACATGGATTCCATCGTGACGCGGCGATCAACGGCCGACAAGAAGCCAAAACCCGACGCCAACAGATCAAAGTCCACCGACCAAAGCAGGATTCAAGGTACGTGGGGTGCAACTCAGTACGTGCAAAACGGTCAAGGGGCTGGCGAAGCACCGATCGCACCAGAAGACTCCGCAATTCGGTTTGCGTTCAAAGGAAACGAGTTCCTTCTACTCGCCAGTGGAAATGCAGGAAAGACACCCAAAGGCACTTTCAATCTGGGTTCCAGCGGGCAGGAGAAAACCATCGATCTCATTTTCCCGCCAGCGTCGAACGGGGCTAAGAAACAAACGATGTCCGGCATCTACGAGTTCGACGGCGAGACGCTGAAGATTACCTATGCGACAGATGGTGCAAGACGCCCAGCCGACTTCAAATCCAACAGAGGCTCGAAACACATCGCGATCGTCTTCAAGCGAATCAAGGAATAACACGGGTGATCGAGACGTCAAAAACAAATCGCTCGGGTCTGTCGCCCGCGATTTATGGCACTGCCTCATTTATCGCGGCGTGTCTCGCGTGGGCCAGTGTCTGGTTGCTCTTCAACATGGGCCCAGACGGTATCCTGAACAACAGACTGTTCGAGGCTGTCGCCATCGGTCTTCTTCCACTGTTCGGATTTGTTTGTGGTCTGGTCGGCATCGGCACGGGATTCAAACACAAGAACTGGCTCGCAATCGCAACCGGTTCAATCGGCCTTGGCATGATCGGCTTCGAAGCATGGTTCCTCTTAACGAATCGGTGAAGCAATGGCGGCAATACGCAACGAAGGTCCATGCTCATGAGCGATAAGCCGCCAGTTCTACTGATGCTGCTGCGAGCGACATTTGTCTTTGGCCCCACGGTTTTGTTACTCGCCCTCTTTTTCGCACTCGCGGCCTGGCCGGAAAGTCCGTGGGTGCGGGTGTGGCAGATCGCGCTGACCAGTCTTTCATTAGCAGCATTCGTTGCTTTCTTTGCAACAAGGTCCAGTCGCAAACGACTCAAACGACAGTTGATCGACGAATCGTCGTCCAACAATCAGGAAACGGACACAAGCACGTGAACGCCCCAGATAAGACAGAACGATCGCTCGCAGTAAAGGCCTCATGGATTTCATTCGGCCTGATTATTGGATGCGTGTGCGCCTTTCTCTGTTTTTCTGTGATCGACGAAACGTTCCGGTTCGCTCATACACGCCACGGAGTGCTGACTGGGTTTCTGCCTCGCACCGCACTCTGGCTAATCTGGGCTGGCACCGGTCTGGCCGTTATCACGGGACTCGGAAGCCTCGTCCTCATCCGCCGACCGGATATCACATCAAAGGCAATCATAGGGATCGTCGCGAGGAGCCTGATTGGCATCATTGTTGGCCTGTTCGGGTGTGTGGTGATGTGGTTGATCGTTGGCCATCACGTGATCGGTTTCTAACGAAATCAAAGAAAAGAGCCGGTGCATTTCAAACTCGCGCATAGGCAGAGTTCGACGAATCAGTACGATTGAGAGAGCGTCACAATGGGCCTGGGCCTGATCCCCATCTACATGTCGATTCTCGTCATCGCCCTGTGCGGCCTGGCGGCGCTCGTCGGTGGCATGCTGCTGATCTCCAGTGAGTCGCGCGACACCGGCCGAGTCGTGCTTCGCGTTTCCGGAATCGCCCTGCTGACGGGGCTGGTGTTCACCTGGGCTGGTGTGTTCGTGTGCAGAATTTTGTGGCATACCGTCGGTGATCGCGTGGCAGTCATCGCACTCTGGGCCAGCGGCCCCGTGGGAATTCTCTTCTCAGTCGTGTGGCACAGCCTGCACCTGCCGATTGCACGAACCCAAGAACCAAAGGACAACGCCTGATGGATCCTGCCCAATACGAAGCCCATCTGTGGGGGCAGATGATGAAGACGATGGGGCTACTGATCATTGCATATCTGCCGCTTCAGATCGGCTCGATTTTAATCGTCAGACATTGGGCGGCTCGGCTGGCGGCCGGTTTACCGATCATCCTAATGCTGCCCATGATGTTTAAAGGATTCCAAACCGACACTTATCAGGACGGCAGTCTCTTTGGCATCGGCCTACTGGTCGTAACCGTACCTATGATGTTCTACCTGGCGGTCATCTTCTTCGCCGGGCTGTCGATTCGATCGGCAAACGCAAATAGGTCGGACCACGGCGAGACAACAAGCAGAAACAGAAAACGACTGGCCCTCAGTCTGCTGACCCTTGCCGCGATCGTCCTGATCCTGGCCATTTTCATGCTGACACCTAGGTGACCGCATTGAGCATACCTCGACAAACATGACCTAAACCGGAGACCTGGCCAGCTACGAACGCCAGCGCTACTGGTGTTCGTGGTAGTCGTCGGCCCAGGATATGATTGGCTCGGCTTAAGTATGCAACGAGCAAAACAAACTGGGAGCGATTTGCAATGATGACTTCGTCGTATCGTTGTGGTTCGGGTCCAGTCTCTAGGACCGTTAAGGACTCAAACCACGCCCTTTGTTCGTAAGTACCTCTGTGGCAACACGAAAGAACATGCACAATCATCCGTGTAACCCACAGCGAATCGCGTTCTCAAGTCTGCCCAATCGGCCGTCGTTGTACGACAACGACGAAACCCTCGGCCACTAGACAAGTTGTGACCGAGGGTTTTCTGGTTCGAACTGGAAGCTCCCCGAATAGGACTCGAACCAACGGATTAACTCGTTCTGAAACGCGTGGTGCGGAAGACGGTGATTCTTGCTGTGCAGCATCGCCTGCCCCGGCGCAGTCTCCACACGATTCAAGTCAGTTGTGGTGAGCAACAGAATCTGTCATCGGAATGATGACTGCGACTGCGTGGTGCGTTCCCGCTTCGTGACCAAGGTGGGCGCATCATGGGCGCCCACTCGTTTTCTTGCTGCGTTCAGTCTTGCCACGCCCGACGGCACTTATCATTGGAGCTTATTCACTCTTGGGCTGCACGCTGGAGCGCACAACCGCCACGGCATTTCGTAACGCAAGCCCGACCGAATAACATTTACAAGCTCGTGATTTCCCAATGCTCACGTGCCCGGTTACCGCGTCGATAGAATTTAGACAATCCCTGCACAGTTAGAGCTGAGCAGGGATTCGTGCCGGCCACGACTTGGTCACCTTCTTGTTGCGCGGCGAGCTTGGTCCCGCATGTGCTTCGGGCTGTGAGACAAGTGCTGGTAAACACGCGCCAGCATTGATGGATCCTTATGTCCCATCAGCAATGCGACCGTCAACGGATCGACGCCCCGTTTCAGGGCGTTAGTTGCCCACGAGTGGCGGAGGGCATACAGCGAATACCTCGGAGCGACCTTGTTGGCCATTCGCTTGAATAGTTTCTCCTTCGCTTCCTGACGCAGTTCGGCAGGCCGTTTGTGGCGGACGACTCCCTTCTCGCGTTTCGTTGGAGCAAGCGTGTCAATGAACTTAGCGATTTCCTTCTCGCTCGGTTCTTTGCCTTTCTCCTTCAGAATCGCCTTACCCATCCGAGTCTGAATTCGATCAAAGCAGCAATTCACCGCTTCGGTCTTCCACGCTCGGCCGGACCGATTCCGGAATAACTCGCCAATTGGGTACTCGTCAACCAAACGACGGCTGATCG
This DNA window, taken from Fuerstiella marisgermanici, encodes the following:
- a CDS encoding TIGR03067 domain-containing protein, whose translation is MISRLSIVLVCASFVVGSVPTNADEEDSRDVLGRFVGVWKISATAKPAIWAPEGGEIAEQESAVWALKKRLFVSRTVNQTQKKKALWITTYDPKQNVYPVFGFDSKGLLGAEWRHTWDASVNKLAGRATDLQPGWTSAGQNRLTDADTNVLDYWIKNEHGELMLHHIGKKERQPANSEAAVVAAWLKNDPAGDRPAELKVLERMIGTWDVVEIHKPAVWTTEGGRVTAKITRKWILNGRLMMDTSIHSDGTEGINLRSFDPQSKAYRSWWFNSEGHRNTATGSWNEKSQTISWVSKLDDGKTMHFSIRFPNRNQEVVDLKVTDADGKVYFDMDSIVTRRSTADKKPKPDANRSKSTDQSRIQGTWGATQYVQNGQGAGEAPIAPEDSAIRFAFKGNEFLLLASGNAGKTPKGTFNLGSSGQEKTIDLIFPPASNGAKKQTMSGIYEFDGETLKITYATDGARRPADFKSNRGSKHIAIVFKRIKE